One stretch of Vicinamibacterales bacterium DNA includes these proteins:
- the ftsH gene encoding ATP-dependent zinc metalloprotease FtsH, producing the protein MPPQFKRPRFYMPAALVVCALAAIGYALLRPRPTPPDLAFSEFLQQIDRGAITQVRFADGAIALELRDGRHARTVPPPNFLVSDAFLATLTQRGVRIEAQPVAEPGAFNPGAIALSGLFLALLGFTVYRTTAGRIHTPGRARVADRDSQVVTFQDVAGVDEAKDEVKEIVEFLRQPERFETIGGRIPKGVLLIGPPGTGKTLLARSIAGEAGVPFIFASGSDFVEMYAGVGAARVRRLFKDARRHKSCIVFIDELDAVGRSRGGSSLSHEEREQTLNQLLVEMDGFESARGIVVIAATNRQDILDPALLRPGRFDRQVMVGNPDVKGREAILSVHSRRIAMADDVNLRAIARGTPGFSGADLANLVNEAALATARDGRGRVDGRDMERARDKVLMGVERRSVQLSELDRVNCAYHEAGHAVVAALLPLADPLHKVSIVPRGRAMGVTMQLPEQDRHTYTRGYLEAQITVLMGGRVAEELFMNHMTSGASNDIERATDIAQHMVCEWGMSSLGMRAFRKAGNQFEGDRSHTMSEATARRVDEEIEKIIQDSYAAAGRLLDRNRTTVKAMAEALLDQESLEADDLREILARTSATA; encoded by the coding sequence GTGCCACCGCAGTTCAAGCGCCCTCGCTTCTACATGCCCGCTGCGCTCGTCGTCTGCGCGCTGGCCGCAATCGGATATGCCCTGCTGCGTCCTCGCCCGACGCCGCCGGATCTCGCGTTCTCCGAGTTCCTGCAACAGATCGACCGCGGCGCCATCACCCAGGTCCGGTTCGCCGACGGCGCCATCGCCCTCGAGCTGCGCGACGGCCGGCACGCGCGCACGGTGCCGCCGCCGAACTTCCTCGTCTCGGATGCGTTCCTCGCCACGCTGACGCAGCGCGGCGTTCGCATCGAGGCCCAGCCCGTGGCCGAGCCCGGCGCCTTCAACCCTGGCGCCATCGCGCTGAGCGGCCTCTTTCTCGCGCTGCTCGGGTTCACCGTGTACCGCACGACGGCCGGCCGCATTCACACACCGGGCCGCGCCAGAGTCGCCGACCGCGACAGCCAGGTCGTGACGTTCCAGGACGTGGCCGGGGTCGACGAGGCGAAGGACGAAGTCAAAGAGATCGTCGAGTTCCTGCGGCAGCCCGAGCGCTTCGAGACGATCGGCGGCCGGATCCCGAAGGGGGTCCTGCTCATCGGGCCGCCGGGCACCGGCAAGACGCTGCTGGCGCGATCGATCGCCGGCGAGGCCGGCGTGCCGTTCATCTTCGCCAGCGGATCCGACTTCGTCGAAATGTATGCCGGGGTCGGCGCCGCCCGGGTGCGCCGGCTGTTCAAGGATGCGCGTCGTCACAAGTCGTGCATCGTCTTCATCGACGAGCTCGATGCGGTCGGTCGCAGCCGCGGCGGCAGCTCGCTCAGCCACGAAGAGCGCGAACAGACGTTGAACCAGTTGCTGGTCGAGATGGACGGCTTCGAATCGGCGCGCGGCATCGTCGTCATAGCGGCGACCAACCGGCAGGACATCCTCGACCCCGCGCTGCTCCGTCCGGGACGCTTCGACCGCCAGGTGATGGTCGGCAACCCCGACGTGAAGGGGCGTGAGGCGATTCTCAGCGTGCACAGCCGGCGGATCGCGATGGCCGACGACGTAAACCTGCGCGCGATCGCCCGCGGCACGCCTGGTTTCTCCGGCGCCGATCTCGCCAACCTGGTCAACGAGGCCGCGCTCGCTACCGCCCGCGACGGACGCGGCCGCGTCGACGGGCGCGACATGGAGCGCGCACGCGACAAGGTGCTGATGGGCGTCGAGCGCCGGTCCGTCCAGCTCAGTGAGCTGGACCGCGTCAACTGCGCGTATCACGAGGCGGGCCACGCCGTCGTGGCGGCGCTGCTCCCGCTGGCGGATCCGCTGCACAAGGTCTCGATCGTGCCGCGCGGCCGCGCGATGGGCGTGACGATGCAGCTGCCCGAGCAGGACCGCCACACCTATACCCGCGGCTATCTCGAAGCGCAGATCACCGTGCTGATGGGCGGCCGCGTCGCCGAGGAGCTCTTCATGAACCACATGACGAGCGGCGCCAGCAACGACATCGAGCGCGCCACCGACATCGCCCAGCACATGGTGTGCGAGTGGGGCATGTCGTCGCTCGGCATGCGGGCGTTCCGCAAGGCCGGCAACCAGTTCGAAGGCGATCGCAGCCACACGATGAGCGAAGCGACGGCGCGCCGCGTCGACGAGGAGATCGAGAAGATCATCCAGGACAGCTACGCGGCGGCCGGCCGCCTGCTCGACCGCAACCGCACCACCGTCAAGGCGATGGCGGAAGCGCTGCTCGATCAGGAATCGCTCGAGGCCGACGACCTGCGCGAGATCCTGGCCAGGACCAGCGCGACCGCCTGA
- a CDS encoding CDP-alcohol phosphatidyltransferase family protein — protein sequence MLRFYTMAYAAAKHGRIRAWLVHVYTASGAVLAFVAGCGVVQGDYRLALAALFAATLVDATDGMLARRARVSEVLPAIDGGRIDDIVDYLTFVFVPLLLLEASGGLARWTVLPVAAAVLVSSMYGFVAPDAKTADHFFTGFPSYWNIVVLYLLALGAPPLVNAGVLVVLSALVFVRIGYVYPTRTPELRRLTLAYGAVWAAALAAMIALWPSPPRWLTIGSLSFPVYYFVLSLVLNARRRIPGPEGPAAR from the coding sequence GTGCTCAGATTCTACACGATGGCTTACGCCGCAGCCAAGCACGGCCGTATCCGTGCGTGGCTCGTGCACGTGTATACGGCGTCGGGAGCGGTGCTGGCATTCGTCGCCGGCTGCGGCGTCGTGCAGGGCGACTATCGTCTGGCGCTGGCCGCGCTGTTCGCCGCGACCCTCGTCGACGCGACCGACGGAATGCTGGCGCGCCGCGCGCGGGTGTCCGAGGTGCTGCCGGCCATCGACGGCGGACGCATCGACGACATCGTCGACTACCTGACGTTCGTGTTCGTGCCGCTGCTGCTGCTCGAGGCGTCGGGCGGGCTCGCCCGCTGGACCGTCCTGCCGGTGGCGGCGGCGGTGCTGGTGAGTAGCATGTACGGTTTCGTCGCGCCCGATGCCAAGACCGCGGACCATTTCTTCACCGGCTTTCCGTCGTACTGGAACATTGTGGTGCTCTATCTCCTCGCGCTCGGCGCGCCGCCGCTCGTCAACGCCGGCGTGCTTGTGGTGCTGAGCGCGCTGGTCTTCGTCCGCATCGGCTACGTCTATCCAACGCGCACCCCAGAGCTGCGCCGACTCACGCTCGCGTACGGCGCGGTGTGGGCGGCGGCGCTCGCGGCGATGATCGCGCTCTGGCCGTCACCGCCCCGATGGCTGACGATCGGATCGCTGAGCTTCCCCGTCTACTACTTCGTGCTGTCGCTCGTGCTGAACGCCAGACGCCGGATCCCCGGACCTGAAGGTCCGGCCGCCAGATGA
- a CDS encoding PBP1A family penicillin-binding protein, translating into MSALRRNLIPGLYACLVAVTAIVVVWSMRQGWAVYKLRRGVGDTWFYSADGQPWFRMDEQRHDVPIDEIAPALRDAVVAVEDHRFYHHFGIDPIGLSRAVFRDVSRGGRMEGGSTLTQQLARTLFLSNKRTIGRKAQEAVIALLLEQELRKKQILELYLNRVFLSAGVYGVETMSENMYGKAASRLSLPEAAMIAGLIRAPSALSPWSNYEGALERSHTVLRRMREEGFISAQQEQAALRAPPRVLGFPGALESRHGYAKEFLRQQFRERFGGDHPPDWRVETTFVPELQDAAERAVENGLRRTGNSQLQAALVAIDPATGNILAMVGGRDFRESQFNRAWRSRRQPGSAFKPFLFAAALARGLSPVSVLDGLTRIAPQGPDEWAPRNAHAEDEDTLTLRAALIESNNRAAALLQQKIGSRPILDLAAGVGLRDLPDVPSLALGTGVVTPLDLTTAYAAFPNGGFAVRPRGIARVTDADGSVAWDNPAQQDRVIGAEVAYQMVSMLEDVVDRGTGSTARTTYGIRFAAAGKTGTTDAFKDAWFVGFTSSTVAGVWVGEDQPAPIGREAYGARYALPIWADFIKSAARLRPARDFAPPPDMEEVQLCKVSYLRPVEGCPVYTEYFKSGDNIPTQLCPIHQGTVKQQFKRAVQGFFSGLGRKLKGIFR; encoded by the coding sequence GTGTCCGCCTTGAGGCGGAATCTCATTCCCGGCCTCTACGCGTGCCTCGTCGCGGTCACCGCCATCGTCGTGGTCTGGTCGATGCGCCAGGGATGGGCGGTCTACAAGCTGCGGCGCGGCGTCGGCGACACCTGGTTCTACTCGGCCGACGGCCAGCCCTGGTTCCGGATGGACGAGCAGCGCCACGACGTCCCGATCGACGAGATCGCGCCGGCACTGCGCGACGCGGTGGTGGCGGTCGAGGACCACCGCTTCTATCACCACTTCGGCATCGATCCGATCGGGTTGTCGCGCGCCGTCTTCCGTGACGTCAGCCGCGGCGGGCGGATGGAGGGGGGCAGCACGCTGACGCAGCAGCTCGCGCGCACGCTGTTCCTCTCGAACAAGCGGACGATCGGGCGCAAGGCGCAGGAGGCGGTGATCGCGCTACTGCTCGAGCAGGAGCTGCGCAAGAAGCAGATCCTCGAGCTGTACCTCAACCGCGTCTTCCTGAGCGCCGGCGTCTACGGCGTCGAGACGATGTCGGAAAACATGTACGGCAAGGCGGCGAGCCGGCTGTCGCTGCCCGAGGCGGCGATGATCGCGGGGCTGATTCGCGCGCCATCTGCGCTGTCGCCGTGGTCGAACTATGAAGGCGCGCTCGAGCGCAGCCACACCGTTCTGCGGCGCATGCGCGAGGAAGGCTTCATCTCGGCGCAGCAGGAACAGGCCGCGCTGCGCGCGCCGCCGCGCGTGCTCGGATTTCCCGGCGCCCTCGAGTCACGGCACGGCTACGCCAAGGAATTCCTCCGCCAGCAGTTCCGCGAGCGGTTCGGCGGCGACCATCCACCCGACTGGAGAGTCGAGACGACGTTCGTGCCGGAGCTTCAGGATGCGGCGGAGCGCGCCGTGGAGAACGGCCTGCGCCGCACCGGCAACAGCCAGCTCCAGGCGGCGCTGGTCGCGATCGACCCCGCCACCGGCAATATCCTGGCGATGGTCGGCGGCCGCGACTTCCGCGAGTCGCAGTTCAACCGCGCCTGGCGGAGCCGGCGGCAGCCCGGATCGGCGTTCAAGCCGTTCCTGTTCGCGGCGGCGCTGGCGAGGGGCCTGTCCCCGGTCAGCGTGCTGGACGGTCTGACCCGCATCGCGCCGCAGGGGCCCGACGAGTGGGCGCCGCGCAACGCGCACGCGGAGGACGAAGACACGCTGACGCTGCGCGCCGCGCTGATCGAATCGAACAACCGCGCAGCCGCGCTGCTGCAGCAGAAGATCGGGTCGCGCCCGATCCTCGATCTGGCCGCCGGCGTCGGGCTGCGCGATCTTCCCGACGTCCCCTCGCTGGCGCTCGGAACCGGCGTGGTGACGCCGCTCGACCTCACGACCGCCTATGCGGCGTTCCCCAACGGCGGGTTCGCCGTGCGCCCGCGCGGGATCGCCCGCGTCACCGACGCCGACGGCTCCGTGGCCTGGGACAACCCGGCGCAACAGGACCGCGTCATCGGCGCCGAGGTCGCGTATCAGATGGTGTCGATGCTGGAGGACGTCGTCGATCGCGGGACCGGCTCGACCGCCCGCACGACGTATGGCATCCGCTTCGCGGCGGCGGGGAAGACCGGCACGACCGACGCGTTCAAGGACGCATGGTTCGTGGGGTTCACCTCGTCGACGGTCGCGGGTGTGTGGGTTGGCGAGGATCAGCCTGCGCCGATCGGCCGCGAGGCCTACGGCGCGCGTTATGCGCTGCCGATCTGGGCCGATTTCATCAAGTCGGCGGCGCGCCTGCGTCCGGCCCGCGATTTCGCGCCGCCGCCCGACATGGAGGAGGTGCAGCTGTGCAAGGTCTCGTACCTGCGCCCCGTCGAGGGCTGCCCGGTCTATACGGAGTACTTCAAGTCAGGCGACAACATCCCTACGCAGCTGTGCCCGATCCACCAAGGCACCGTCAAGCAGCAGTTCAAGCGCGCCGTGCAGGGGTTCTTCAGCGGGCTCGGGCGGAAACTGAAGGGGATCTTCCGCTGA
- a CDS encoding sugar kinase has product MSTSLAIPASGALDFLALGGLVHRLDPGAVPFRRAHGCEIHVSGGEFNCAANLSDCFRMRTGIATAMVDYPIGDLISGQVRAMGVTPFYKTFKHDGVRGPNMAAVYSDRGFGIRGPVVFYNRSNEAAGLLQPGDFDWKGIFGKGVRWFHSGGIFAALSPTTSELIVEAMQAAKAHGAVTSLDLNYREKLWTAAGGAERAVSTLARIVEHVDVLVGNEEDLQKGLGIPGPKVSAKSKLDPSAFFEMMGQVVARFPKIKIVATTLREVHSTNRHEWGAVAWVNGNTHVSPTCTLDVLDRVGGGDGFASGFFYGLMSGKPPEDAVRLGWAHGALLTTFPGDTSMATLEQVESFAKGGSARIAR; this is encoded by the coding sequence ATGTCGACCTCTCTTGCGATCCCGGCGTCCGGCGCGCTCGACTTCCTCGCGCTCGGCGGGCTCGTCCATCGCCTCGACCCTGGGGCCGTGCCGTTCCGGCGGGCGCACGGCTGCGAGATCCACGTCAGCGGCGGCGAGTTCAACTGCGCCGCCAACCTCTCCGACTGCTTCAGGATGCGCACCGGGATCGCCACCGCGATGGTCGACTACCCGATCGGCGATCTGATCTCGGGCCAGGTGCGGGCGATGGGCGTCACGCCGTTCTACAAAACGTTCAAGCACGATGGCGTCCGCGGTCCCAACATGGCGGCGGTCTACAGCGATCGCGGCTTCGGCATCCGCGGACCGGTCGTCTTCTACAACCGCTCGAACGAGGCGGCAGGGCTGCTGCAGCCGGGCGATTTCGACTGGAAGGGAATCTTCGGCAAGGGCGTGCGCTGGTTCCACAGCGGCGGCATCTTCGCGGCGCTGTCGCCAACGACCTCGGAATTGATCGTCGAGGCGATGCAGGCCGCCAAGGCGCACGGCGCCGTGACCTCGCTCGATCTGAACTACCGCGAAAAGCTCTGGACCGCCGCCGGCGGCGCCGAGCGCGCCGTCTCGACCCTCGCCCGCATCGTCGAGCACGTCGACGTCCTGGTCGGCAACGAAGAGGACCTGCAGAAGGGGCTCGGCATTCCGGGCCCGAAGGTCAGCGCGAAATCGAAGCTTGATCCGAGCGCGTTCTTCGAGATGATGGGGCAGGTCGTCGCGCGCTTCCCCAAGATCAAGATCGTCGCGACGACGCTGCGGGAAGTGCACTCGACGAACCGCCACGAGTGGGGCGCGGTGGCGTGGGTGAACGGCAACACTCACGTTTCCCCGACCTGCACGCTCGACGTCCTCGATCGCGTCGGCGGCGGCGACGGCTTCGCCTCAGGATTCTTCTACGGGCTGATGAGCGGCAAACCGCCCGAAGACGCCGTCCGTCTCGGCTGGGCGCACGGCGCGCTGCTGACGACGTTCCCGGGCGATACCAGCATGGCCACGCTCGAACAGGTGGAGTCGTTCGCCAAGGGCGGCTCCGCGCGGATCGCGCGGTAG
- a CDS encoding serine/threonine-protein kinase, translating into MLEAGTILDGRYEVIEPLAEGGMGAVFRARRRLLGDEVAIKIVLAEYATDQAARERFLRESRACAQLRHPNIVSIYDYNVDTEGRPFLVMELLSGPSLRVEMVGRERGFTIAETQSIIVPVCSALQLAHDHGIVHRDMKPSNVVAHDFGGGTRLYKIVDFGLVRELGSDSTRLTLEHEFVGTFTYASPEQLVGAALDARADQYSVAVIVYELLTGHPPFEKDDPAQLITAVLQQPTPPPSQYRSDLPKWIDIVLGRALAKAPEHRYPTIAAFAAALHGGDGGRSTIVTSGLAPAAAAGGMLGTYDFGERLGAGRLGSEVFRGTHRALGHPVAIRMLRRGPDRNWEAVRDRFLREAKTLQVAHPSILQVRDYGEEGDLVYLVTDFVEGPSLRQLLQQDGSIPWPRLQPLLAQLVEAATAMHRKGGLLCGLSPDIMRVASDEDGARLMISSAGIWQAQDLLATMGDATLHGSGLADLELLYVAPELLTGQSADVRADVFTIGVLAYEMATGVPPYTGANMPALLGAMLRGQPADPRALQPTLPEAAASAIRAALAPSPDARPQTARAFGAALKA; encoded by the coding sequence GTGCTCGAAGCCGGGACCATCCTCGACGGCCGCTACGAAGTGATCGAGCCTCTCGCGGAAGGGGGCATGGGCGCCGTCTTCCGCGCCCGCCGCCGCCTGCTCGGGGACGAGGTCGCCATCAAGATCGTGCTCGCCGAGTACGCCACCGACCAGGCGGCGCGCGAGCGCTTCCTGCGCGAGAGCCGCGCCTGCGCGCAGCTGCGCCACCCCAACATCGTCTCGATCTACGACTACAACGTCGACACCGAGGGCCGCCCGTTCCTGGTGATGGAGCTGCTCAGCGGCCCCAGCCTGCGCGTCGAGATGGTCGGGCGCGAGCGCGGGTTCACGATCGCCGAGACGCAGTCGATCATCGTGCCGGTCTGCAGCGCGCTGCAGCTGGCGCACGACCACGGCATCGTGCACCGCGACATGAAGCCGTCCAACGTCGTGGCGCACGATTTCGGGGGCGGCACCCGCCTCTACAAGATCGTCGACTTCGGGCTCGTCCGCGAGCTCGGCTCCGACTCGACGCGGCTGACCTTGGAGCACGAGTTCGTCGGCACGTTCACCTACGCCTCCCCCGAGCAGCTGGTCGGCGCGGCGCTCGACGCCCGGGCGGATCAGTACAGCGTGGCCGTCATCGTCTACGAGCTGCTGACCGGCCATCCGCCCTTCGAGAAGGACGATCCGGCGCAGCTCATCACCGCGGTCCTGCAGCAGCCGACGCCGCCGCCGTCGCAATACCGTAGCGACCTGCCGAAGTGGATCGACATCGTGCTCGGCCGCGCTCTGGCGAAGGCGCCGGAGCACCGCTACCCGACGATCGCGGCGTTCGCGGCCGCGCTGCACGGCGGCGACGGCGGACGGTCGACGATTGTCACGAGCGGGCTGGCGCCGGCCGCCGCAGCCGGCGGGATGCTCGGCACCTACGACTTCGGCGAGCGGCTCGGCGCCGGACGTCTTGGGAGCGAAGTCTTCCGCGGCACGCACCGCGCGCTCGGACATCCGGTGGCGATCCGGATGCTGCGGCGCGGTCCGGATCGCAACTGGGAGGCGGTGCGCGACCGGTTTCTCCGCGAGGCGAAGACCCTGCAGGTGGCGCATCCGTCCATCCTGCAGGTCCGCGACTACGGCGAAGAAGGAGACCTCGTCTACCTGGTCACCGATTTCGTGGAGGGGCCCAGCCTGCGCCAGCTCCTCCAGCAGGATGGCTCGATTCCGTGGCCGCGGCTGCAGCCGCTTCTCGCGCAGCTCGTGGAGGCGGCCACGGCGATGCATCGCAAAGGCGGGCTGCTCTGCGGCCTCAGCCCGGACATCATGCGCGTCGCCAGCGACGAAGACGGCGCGCGCCTGATGATCTCGAGCGCCGGGATCTGGCAGGCGCAGGACCTGCTGGCGACGATGGGGGACGCGACGCTGCATGGAAGCGGCCTCGCGGACCTCGAGCTGCTGTACGTCGCGCCTGAGCTGCTCACCGGGCAGAGCGCCGACGTGCGCGCCGACGTCTTCACGATCGGCGTGCTCGCCTACGAGATGGCCACCGGCGTGCCTCCGTATACGGGTGCGAACATGCCGGCCCTGCTCGGCGCGATGCTGCGCGGGCAGCCGGCCGACCCGCGCGCGCTGCAGCCGACGCTGCCTGAGGCGGCGGCATCCGCCATCCGCGCCGCGCTCGCGCCGTCTCCCGATGCGCGTCCGCAGACCGCGCGCGCCTTCGGCGCGGCTCTCAAGGCCTGA